Proteins co-encoded in one Spirosoma endbachense genomic window:
- a CDS encoding FecR family protein: MSRKEFGFLLQQYLDGKCSEEEKAFVEHWYGIVQNKDREPLQETDLQDLEPLLWQQIQSRTQSPKVIPMPVSQPVRQFSFPWMAVAATVVLVLLAGWWFYRQQFGLTKSGNGFQPEITHAGWQLRTNSSAKSEVIQLPDGSQVRLAPQSSIQFPAAFAADKREILLMGEGFFTVQKMPSRPFYVYTGTIVTKVLGTSFLVKTQATTKQVVVEVATGRVAVYKQAKEIETIDTTNAIVLNPNQKATYSPDNQQFVTGLVEHPQLIQPTRSEPVARSFEFDDVPLRRVIDQLEEAYGITISLENENQNECPLTADLSNLPLYAQLDMICAATKSSYTVQGTTIVISGKGCANL; this comes from the coding sequence ATGAGCCGTAAGGAATTTGGTTTTCTTCTGCAACAGTATCTAGACGGGAAATGCTCTGAGGAAGAGAAAGCATTTGTCGAGCATTGGTACGGGATCGTACAAAACAAGGACAGAGAACCATTGCAGGAAACGGATTTGCAGGATTTGGAACCTCTGCTTTGGCAGCAAATTCAGAGCCGGACGCAATCGCCGAAGGTCATTCCGATGCCGGTTAGCCAGCCAGTCCGTCAATTCTCCTTTCCTTGGATGGCGGTTGCGGCCACAGTTGTGCTGGTACTCCTGGCTGGCTGGTGGTTTTATCGGCAGCAATTCGGACTAACGAAATCAGGAAACGGGTTTCAGCCGGAAATTACCCATGCCGGATGGCAACTACGGACAAACTCGTCGGCCAAATCCGAAGTGATTCAGCTTCCTGATGGTAGCCAGGTTCGATTAGCACCCCAAAGTTCGATTCAGTTCCCGGCTGCATTCGCTGCTGATAAACGAGAAATTTTATTGATGGGGGAGGGCTTTTTTACGGTTCAAAAAATGCCATCGAGACCGTTTTACGTGTACACCGGCACGATTGTTACCAAGGTGTTAGGAACCAGTTTTTTAGTGAAAACACAGGCAACGACAAAACAAGTCGTTGTTGAAGTAGCAACTGGTCGGGTAGCCGTTTATAAGCAGGCAAAGGAAATTGAAACGATCGACACAACGAACGCAATTGTGTTGAATCCGAATCAGAAGGCAACCTATTCGCCCGATAATCAACAATTTGTAACGGGTCTTGTCGAGCATCCTCAACTGATTCAACCGACCAGATCCGAACCGGTGGCTCGCTCGTTTGAGTTTGATGATGTTCCGCTTCGTCGGGTAATCGATCAGCTGGAAGAAGCCTATGGCATAACGATCAGCCTTGAAAATGAAAATCAGAACGAATGCCCACTAACTGCCGATCTATCCAACCTTCCTTTATATGCTCAATTAGATATGATTTGTGCCGCCACAAAATCCAGCTACACCGTGCAGGGAACGACCATTGTGATCAGTGGAAAAGGATGTGCCAATCTCTAG